The nucleotide window ACGGTGGCCGCCGTCTCGCCGTAGTGGGCGGCGGGCGCCGCGGCGCCGACCCCGGTCATCGCCCCTTCGTCGCCGGACTGCGTCCGGCTGCAAGAGGCGCTTTGCGCCTCACTGTCGCTGATCCGGACGACGACGTTCTCGGCCTCGGTCTGGGTCCCCCGGGAGATGGTGAAGTCGTGTTCGAGCGGGAGCGACACGCGCTCGAACGAGGTCGAGAGGCTCACCGGATGGCCTCCACGACGTCGTCGGCGCCGAAGCGAACGAGGTCGGCCGCCGGGGCGTCGATTGTCTCGCCGAACGCCGCGACCGCGGCCTCGGCGTCCGCGTCGTTCTCGATGCCGGACGTGTTCAGCGCGCCCGCGACGACCTCGGCGTCGCTCACGGGGGCCGCGAGCGACTCGTACTGGTCGACGTACTCGGCGGGGGGCAGCAGGTCGAACTCCTCGTACCCGTGGATGACGTCGCGCCCGGCCTCGTGACACAGCACGAGTCGGTCGGGCATCGCGCCGTGGAGGATGCCGCAGGTGACCGCCGAGTAGGCGGGGTGGAGGATGCTCGCCTGCCCCTCGACGATGAGCAGGTCGTGCTCCTCGCCCTTCTCCAGGATCATCTCCTCGACGGCGCCGGCGGTGAAGTCCGAGACGACGCGGTCGACGGGGTTCCCCCACCCCTCGATCACGATGCCGGTCTGGCCCGTGGGGATCACGCAGGCGTCGATGCCGGCCGCCTCGGCCGCCGCCGCGAGTTCCATCGTCGCGGTCATCTTCCCGACCGAGCAGTCGGTGCCGACCGTCAGCACCACGTCGGCGCTCACGTCCCCGGCGCGCGCGTCGCTGACGCCCAGCCCCTCGTGGGGCCTCCGGACGTCGCGGAGGGTGACGCCGTGCTCGGCCGCGAGCGCCGAGAACTCCTCGTCGTCGTTCAGGAAGTAGTGGAGCCCCGAGACGACGTCGCAGCCGGCCTCGATGGCGGCGCGGACGTCGGGGCGCCACGACTCGTCGAAGGCGCCCCCGATGGGCGAGATGCCGACGATCAGCTGGTCGACCTGTTCGGCGTCTACCCGCCCGAACGACTCCACGATGGGCGCGTCCTGCACGTCCGGGAGGTGGTCGGAGACGCGGTCGCCGGCGGTGTCGCGGTCGAGCACCGCGACGACCTCGTGATCGCCGTACCGGAGGATGCCGTTGGCGGTCTTCGACCGACCGGGGAACTTCTCGTGGGCGAGGATGACGACCCGTTGGCTCATATCGAGGGGTGGCGACGGCGCGGCTTAAATCGGTTCCATTCGGTCGTTCCGGCCGACTCGTCGGGCGGTTCTCTCGATGGTCGACCGGCGGGTAGTTCGGCCACCGCGACGGACTCCGGAGCGGTCGGCCGGGGTCGCTGACGAACACCCCCGTCCTTTCCCGTTAGCGGACGGGTACTCCAACCGTACCGCGCTCACGTGGCGCTAAACGTCCCCTTTACCCGCCGTTTCGCTCGTCTCGTCGTCAGTCAGGATCGAATCCCCATCGGTCGGTTACGTCGCTCGTAACGAATACGTCGTCCAGTAACGTCAGCCTGTGCCTCACTCACGGAGAGCGGTGGTCGCGAGCGCGCTCGGACTGCTCGGTGGCTGTGCCGGCTCGGCGGGGTTCGGGGAGCCGTCCTCGACCCGGACCCGAACGCCCACGCGGGAGACCGAGACGACCCCGTCTCCCACCCCCGAACCGGTCGACTCGGGACGGACCATCCCGCCGGTCACCCACCCGGAGACCCGCGGCCCGCCGCTCGCGCCCGGTCCCCTCCCCGGCGTGGAGAACCCCGTCCTGACCCCCGACGACGTCACGGACTTCGGCGACGTCTCCCTCGTCGCCGACCCCTTCCTGTTCGTCGAGGACGGGGAGTGGCACCTCCTCTTCGAGGTGTACAACGAGGACCGCGACCCCGACGCGG belongs to Halorarum halophilum and includes:
- a CDS encoding DUF1611 domain-containing protein → MSQRVVILAHEKFPGRSKTANGILRYGDHEVVAVLDRDTAGDRVSDHLPDVQDAPIVESFGRVDAEQVDQLIVGISPIGGAFDESWRPDVRAAIEAGCDVVSGLHYFLNDDEEFSALAAEHGVTLRDVRRPHEGLGVSDARAGDVSADVVLTVGTDCSVGKMTATMELAAAAEAAGIDACVIPTGQTGIVIEGWGNPVDRVVSDFTAGAVEEMILEKGEEHDLLIVEGQASILHPAYSAVTCGILHGAMPDRLVLCHEAGRDVIHGYEEFDLLPPAEYVDQYESLAAPVSDAEVVAGALNTSGIENDADAEAAVAAFGETIDAPAADLVRFGADDVVEAIR